Below is a genomic region from Paludicola sp. MB14-C6.
AATCAGAAACAATTGGTAGCTACCATATGATGAAAGCGCAAAATCCTGTATATATTATAAGCGGTGAAAGTGATGAATGATTTAACTTTAACTAGTAACAGAATTATGCTTACCGCAACAGGCAGCGGAGCAGGTAAAACTACGATTACTTGTGGACTTTTAAAAGCTTTGATAAATCGCCATAAATCAGTTGTAAGTTTTAAATGCGGTCCTGATTATATAGACCCGATGTTTCATTCCAAAATAATCGGTACAAAATCAAGAAATCTAGATATCTTTATGTGTGGTGAAGATAACGTTAAATATCTTCTTGCAAAAAATTCTGTTGGTTGTGATATTTCGGTTATAGAGGGCGTTATGGGAATGTATGATGGGCTTTTGTTCCAATCTGATTATGCATCATCCAATCACCTATCAAAATTAACCGACACACCCCAAATACTGATTGTAAACGTAAAAGGTATGAGTCTTTCCGTTGTTGCTTTAATTAAAGGCTTTCTTTGTTACAAAGAAAACAACATAAAGGGTGTTATTTTGAATAACTGCACACAGGGTATGTATTCAATTTATAAAAAAATGATAGAAGATGAACTATCTGTTCATGTATATGGATACTTTCCCAATGTAAAAGAGGCTTCCATTGAAAGCAGACATTTAGGCTTGGTAACCGCTAACGAAATATCCGATATCAATAAAAAGCTGGATTTACTTGCAAAAACAGCAGAAGAATGTCTTGATATTGATGCCATTCTTTCTCTAGCGTCATCTGCTAAAGCGTTGCAATACAAAGCCATAGAGCCAAGTATGACAAAGAAATTGAACGTAAAAATAGCAGTAGCAAGGGATAACGCATTTTGTTTTACTTATGAGGACAATATCGATTTGCTGAAAAAACTTGGAGCAGAAATAGAATATTTTTCACCGCTCAATGACACTACACTTCCCAACAATATGGATGGGTTGATTTTATGCGGAGGATATCCCGAAGAATATGCCCAAGAGCTTTCAAAAAATAAAGCCATGTTACAATGCATCAAAAATGCAATTGAAAACAAAATGCCTACCATTGCGGAATGTGGCGGTTTTATGTATCTTATGGATAGCATAACGGATAAAAACAATATCTCATATCCAATGGTATCGGCAATTAAGGGCAATTCCTATATGACTTCAAAGCTTTCAAGATTTGGCTATATTAATCTTACCGCCAAAGTTGATAATTTACTTTGCAAAAAGGGTGAAAGCATTAACGCACATGAATTTCACTATTCAAACAGTGACAATAACGGTGATGACTTTCAAGCAAGCAAACGCAGTAAAGAATGGGATTGTATTCATGCAACAGATACCTTATTTGCGGGCTATCCTCATATTCACTTTTGGGGAAATACCAATTTCGCAGTAAACTTTATTCAAAAATGTGATGCATACAAACAGAGTAAGGAGAGCCTATGATGACATTGAGCGAAGCTTTAACCAAAATAGAAGAACCATCAAAGGATGCTATAGCAAAGGCAATTAATCGTTGGGATAATATTGCAAAGCCTTTAAAAAGCTTAGGATTGCTTGAATCTACTATTGTTAAAATAGCAGGAATTCAAAAAACGCCAAATGTAAACATAGATAAAAGATGTGTTGCGGTTATGTGTGCCGATAATGGAGTTGTCGCACAAGGTGTAACGCAATCCCCAAGCGAAATTACTGCCGTCGTTACTGAAAATTTTGCAAAAGGCTGTACAAGTGTATGCATTATGGCAAAAAGTGCAAATGCAGATGTCATTCCAATTGATATTGGCGTTTATCGTGATGTTAATGTTAGCGGAGTTATCAATAAAAAGGTTATGTATGGCACAAACGATATGACACAAATGCCTGCAATGACAAGAGAACAAGCTGTAAAAGCAATCGAAGTCGGTATTAACACCGTAATCGAATTAAAGGAAAAGGGTTATAAAATTATAGCAACCGGTGAAATGGGAATTGGCAATACAACAACTAGTGCAGCAATTACGTCAGTGCTTTTATCATTACCTGTAGAATATGTAACTGGAGTGGGTGCAGGGCTTACAAGTGATGGGCTAAAGCGTAAAATCAATGCAATCAAAAAAGCAATAGAAGTGAACCAGCCAAATAAAAATGATCCGATTGACGTTCTTGCAAAGGTCGGCGGGTTGGATATTGCGGGAATTGTAGGGCTATATATAGGTGGTGCAGTATGTAATATACCGATCATGATTGACGGCGTTATTTCAGCGGTTGGAGCTATTATTGCATTGAAACTATCTGAAAGATGTAAGCATTACATGATTGTATCCCATGTTTCAAAAGAGCCTGCAGGCAAATTATTGTTAGAAGAGTTAGGATTTAAACCGCTTTTAACATGTGAAATGTGCCTTGGCGAGGGAACCGGTGCAGTTGCAGCACTCCCAGTTATCGATATGGGACTTGCGGTTTATAACAATACATATACCTTTGAAGATGCAGAAATCGAAAAATATGAGGACTTAAATAAGGCATAAATAACAAGTGGAGGTGTACAATGCTGATTTTAGTTTTAGGCTCAAGCGGAAGTGGAAAATCCGCATTTGCAGAAAATATTGCTACCTCCCTCTCGAAAGAATTGCTTTATGTTGCAACGATGCAGCCTTTTGGAAATGAAGCAGAACAAAGAATTAAAAGGCATCGTGAAATGCGCAAAAACAAGGGCTTTATAAGCGTTGATTGCTATGCGGATTTGGAACACTTTCAGCTTGAAAAGAAATATGGAGTTGTGTTGTTGGAATGTATGTCAAATCTGCTTGCAAACGAAATGTATCGTGAAAATGCCAATAGGGAAGATTTAATTCATAAAATAATAAGCGGGATTGAAAAAATAAAAGCACAAACTGACCATTTCATTATCGTTTCAAATGATGTTGGATGTGATCTGAACGATTACAGCGAAGAAACACTTTCTTATATAAATAAGCTTGGAATAATCAATCAAGAGCTTGTAAAAAAGGCTGATACAGTAGTTGAAGTTGTTTGCTCAATACCGATATATCACAAAGGGGAAAAGCTATGGTAAAAGACATAATAAGTGGATTGGTAACCGCATTTTCAATGTATTCCATTGTACCAATGCCACAAATGGAATGGAATAAAAACACAATGAAATACGCAATGTGCTTTTTTCCTTTAATAGGATTGCTTATTGGCGGAGTGGTATATGGAGCAACTGCACTAAGCAGTTATTTTAAAATTAGTCCGTTACTTTATTCTGCTATTTTAGTTTTCATTCCTATTATTATTTCGGGAGCGATCCATCTTGACGGGTTGATTGATACAGGAGATGCACTCTATTCTAGGCTTGAAAGAGAAAGAAAGCTGGAAATACTAAAAGATCCTCATGTTGGTGCGTTTGGAGTCATTTTATGTGGAGGATATTTGTTATTAAGCTTCGGAGTAGCAGGACAATTTTATCAAAATACAAAACTGCTGCCTTTCTTATGTCTTGGATATATCCTATCAAGAGGCTATAGTGCATTATCTATAGTGAGTTTTAAAACGGCTAAAAATTCAGGACTGGCTTACATTTTTTCAGACAATGCCAGTAAAAAAACTGTTAAAATAACAAGTTTGCTTTATATCATAATAGCTTACGTGGGTATGCTTTTTATAAATCCTATCATAGGAATGATTACATTGGCTTTAAGCCTAGGTCGGTTTATTTTGTTTAAAATGATGTGTTATAAAAAATTTGGTGGTCTTACTGGCGATTTAGCAGGATATCTACTTTGCACAATTGAATTTATAATACTTTGTATAAGTGCATTTGGGGTGATGATATGAGGTTTATTATAGGTGGAAATGCAAGCGGAAAGCTTCAAAGAGTATATGAGCTTGGCTATCAAGACAGTGATATTCTTTATTGTAAACATAATGAAATACCTCAAATAGAAAACCAAAGAGTTTTATACAAGCTAAATACTTTGATAGATACACTTATGAAACATGATATTGAGCCTAAAGAATATATAAATTCATTGATGAAAAATTCAAATATCGAGGTTATTGTTTGTGATGAAGTTGGGTGTGGCGTTGTACCTATGCAAAGATATGAACGTGATTTCAGAGAATGTGTCGGTAGAATCAGCTGTTTGGTTGCAACAAATGCAAATAGTGTTGAAAGGATATACTGCGGCATAGCTACAGTTATAAAATCAGATGAAAGTTAACGTTATCATGATACGCCATGCCAAAACTCGTGGTAATTTGAACCATGAATATATAGGATCAACGGATGAAAGCTTGTGTGAAATAGGTGTAGAAGAGTTGAAAATGAACGGTAAGCGTTATCCTCATGCTGACTATATCTATTCAAGCCCATTGAAACGATGCATTGAAACAGCAGCTATCATATATGATGATAAAAAACCTATCATTGAAAATGATTTGCGTGAATGTGATTTTGGCGATTTTGAAAAAATGAATTATGAACAGTTAAAAGATAGAGAAGAATACCAACGCTTTATTGATAGTAATGGGGAAGCGAGCTTTCCAAACGGCGAAAGTAAAAGCCAATTTTCAAAACGATGTATTAAGGCTTTTGAAAAAATAGTAATAAATCAGGATGATGGGGATACCATAGCTATTATTTGTCATGGCGGCACAATTATGGCTGTTTTACATCAATACAGCAATCCACATAAAGACTTTTACGAATGGCAAGCGAAAAATACGCAAGGCTTTACTTTTGTATTTGATACAAACATAAAAAAGGCTATAGATATTAGAAGATTACAGGGGGAAAGTTGAAGATGGAAATATTAGTTGCAGTAATAATCGGGTTTATACTTGATTTGATTATTGGTGATCCACAATGGCTTCCACATCCTGTAAGATTGATTGGCTTTTTGATTGCAAAAGGCGAAAAAATAATCAGAAAAATTCTTCCTAAAAAAGAGTTTATAGGCGGTATGATATTAACCGTATTGGTAACGGCAATCTCTTTTGTAGTCCCATATTTTATCCTATACTTTGCAGGACTGTTTAGCATCTATCTAAAAATAGCAATAGAGGCTGTATTTTGTTATCAAATACTTGCAACGAAGTGTTTAAAGGTTGAAAGTATGAGAGTATATCAATATCTTATAAAAAAGGATATTTTAAATTCAAGAAAATATCTATCATGGATTGTAGGAAGAGATACCGAAAATTTAGATGAACAGCAAATATCAAAAGCAGTGGTTGAAACAATTGCCGAAAATACATCTGACGGAGTAATTGCTCCTATGATTTTCTTAGTAATTGGTGGTGCACCATTAGGCTTTTTCTATAAAGCGGTTAATACACTGGATTCTATGATAGGCTATAAAAATGACAAATATCTGTATTTTGGAAGATTTGCGGCAAAACTTGATGATGTCTTAAACTTTTTACCGGCTATAATTTCAGCAATGTTTATGATAGCGGCAAGCTTTATCGTAGGCCTTGACTCTAAAAATGCAGTGAAAATATATAAACGTGATAAACATAATCATTCAAGTCCTAACAGCGCAAAAACTGAGGCAGTTGCAGCCGGTGCTTTAAACTTAATGCTTGCGGGAGATGCTTATTATTTTGGCAAACTGGTAAAGAAGAAAACCATAGGCGATGATAATAAAACGATAACGCCCCAAGATATTCCTACTATGAACAAGCTGATGTATGCAACAGCAACGGTTTCTATTCTTATTTTATCCGCAATAAGGCTAACTATGGTGATATTACTATGATAAATAACAATAATACATATACGAAAAAGAAAAGCGATGTGAATACAGTATCATGCCGCCATGGTGGAGATGTCTATACCAAGCGTATAATGAAATATGCGGATAAAATAGTCGACTTTTCTGCAAACATCAATCCGTTGGGAATGCCCGATAATGTAAAGAATGCGATTATTGAAAATATTGATGCATATGAGTGCTATCCGGATCCATTTTGTAGAGAGTTAAGAGATGCAATTGCAAAAGTTGAGAATACAAAACCGCAAAATATAAGTTGTGGTAATGGTGCGGCGGATATTATATATAAATTAGCATGGGGATTGAAGCCTCAGAAAGCATTACTGCTTGCTCCAACTTTTTCGGAATACGAACAGGCTTTAAATACCGTTAGCTGTAAAGTCGAATATTATAACTTAAAACAAGAAAACGAATTTCAATTAGATGAGGATATATTAGATTGCATTACAGATGATATTGACATTATGTTTGTTTGTAACCCGAATAATCCAACCGGAATTGTTACTCCTAAACCGTTAATGAAAAAAATATTGGATCAATGTAAATGCTGTGGGGCTATTTTGATTGTAGACGAATGTTTTATGGATTTTGTAATGGATGAAGAACAATATAGTATTTCTTCTATGATAGAAAGCTATGATAATTTAGTAATCATGAAGGCTTTTACGAAAATCTACGCTATGGCGGGAATAAGGCTTGGATATATGCTTTGCTCCAATCAAAACATCATTTATTCTGTTAATAATGCATCGCAATCATGGAGTGTTTCAACAGTTGCAAGCAAATGCGGAATAGCTGCTTTAAATAATTCCGATTATGTAAACAAAACCAAACAGATGATAAAACAAAACAGGGAGTATCTGATTATTGAACTCAATTCACTTGGCTTTCGAACCTTTGATTCAAGTACAAATTATATACTATTTTATACCGATAATGTAACCATTCAAACAGAGCTTGAGCAGTATGGGGTTTTAATTCGAAATTGTGATAATTACCATAACTTAAAAAGTGGCTTTTATCGTATTGCGGTTAAATCTCAAAAGGATAATCAATATTTAATAGAATGTATTAGAAAAGTAGTAACGGAGTAACAACAGATGAAAGTTATATTTGTAATTATAGACGGTGCAGAACGATCCGATTATGAATCGCTCACATTGAATCAATATACTCATGAACATCTGCTTTTGAATAATACACCTATGGGAATGAATGCAAACAGCCTTACTTGTATCTTAAACATACTTGGTGTTCCACATGATAAAATTCCGAAAGGAAGAGCCTATCTGGAAGCATTAGCGTCCAATATTAACATAGATCAGAATGATATAGTATTTCGTTGTAACGGCGTTGAGATACAAAATAATGTGCTTGTGTCTTCTTGTAAAGAGGTCAATACTACTTTTGTTAATAATCAAGTGCAAATCATACCTCTTGGAGGTTATAAAAATCTACTTATGATTAAAAACAGTAAGGAATGCTTTGATTCCATATCTACTTATGAGCCTCATAATAATATTGGAAAAAATATAAATTCTCTATTGCCTACATGCAGTAATATGCAATTACAAAATTTGTTGCAAGAGCTTATATTGAAAAACAATCTTTGGGCATGGGGTCAAGCCGTTCAAACAGATCTACCTTCATTCAATACTCTTCATCATAAAAATGGTGCAATTGTATGTAAAACCGAAATTGTAAAGGGTATTGCTAAAGCAATGGGAATGGAATGTCCCGATATGAAAAATGCAACAGCAGAAACCAATACGGACTTGAAAGAAAAAGCCGATATGACTTTAAAGCTTTCACAAATATATGATTTTACAATGCTGCATATTAACGGCGCAGATGAAGCGGCTCATAGGAAAAACGCTGATGAAAAACATGCGTTTATTCAAAGAATTGATCAGGAAGTCATATCGTATCTGATAAAAAATATTGATCAGGATACTGCTTTGATTGTTACTTCAGATCATGTAACAGATGTTAAGACGGGCGAACACAAAAATGAGCCTACAGACTGTTTTATATTGAATAAAAACAAGGAGTGTGAACAATGGCTAAAGCGATAATGATACAGGGAACAACATCAAACGCAGGCAAAAGCTTAGTTGCGGCTGGACTTTGCCGAGTTTTTATGCAAGACGGTTATAAGGTTGCTCCTTTTAAGTCTCAAAATATGGCGCTCAATTCTTTTATTACAGATGATGGCTTTGAAATGGGAAGAGCACAGGTTATGCAAGCAGAGGCAGCTGGTATTGCTCCTGATGTAAGAATGAATCCGATTTTATTAAAGCCTACAAGTGATAAAGGCTCACAAGTAATTGTGAACGGCGAAGTTATGGGCGATATGTCGGCAAAAGATTATTTTGCACATAAGCTTGAACTTGTTCCAAAAATAATGGAAGCTTACAATAGTCTTTCAGAGGAATATGATATTATTGTTATAGAGGGTGCAGGCAGTCCTGCAGAAATTAACTTAAAGTCACAAGATATCGTAAATATGGGTATGGCAAAGCTAGCAAAAGCACCTGTACTGATTGTAGGCGATATTGACAGAGGTGGCGTTTTTGCGGCACTAGCAGGAACAATGCTGCTTTTAGATGATGATGAAAAAGCGATGGTTAAGGGCACAATTATTAATAAATTCCGTGGCGATGTATCCATATTGGAGCCAGGGCTTAGAAGCCTTGAAGAGATAGTGAAAGTGCCTGTTGCAGGTGTTTTACCATATTTAAAGATAAATGTGGATGACGAGGATAGCCTAAGCGAAAGATTTGATAAGAGCCTTGCTCCCGCACTAGTAGATATAGCGGTCATTCGATTGCCTCGTATATCTAATTTTACTGACTTTAACCCATTTGAATATATTGAGGGGGTATCCTTAAGATATGTTGGTGGTATTTCGGAACTTGGAAATCCTGATTTAATTATCATTCCTGGAACCAAAAATACAATGTCTGATTTGCTTTGGTTACGTCAATCCGGATTGGAGGCTGCAATTTTAAAGCATGCATCAAAAGGGTTTCCGGTAATAGGTGTGTGCGGTGGATACCAAATGCTTGGAATGACATTAAAAGATCCCTATTCTGTTGAACATGGCGGCGAAATGTCTGGACTTGGCTTGCTTGAATGTGATACTGTATTTGAAAAGCAAAAAACTAGAACAAGGGTTGAGGGGAGATTATCAAGTGTCGGCGGCATTTTTAGTGAGTTATCCAATACTGAATATGAGGGTTATGAAATACATATGGGTGTTACTTCAAATAATAAAGACATTGTAAACTCAGATAATATTTACGGTACTTATATTCACGGTATTTTTGATAGAGATACAGTATCTAAAGTAATCGTTGAAGCTTTGTTAAAAGCCCAAGGTCTTGATTGCTCTTCCATAAAAGCATTTAACATCGCTGATTATAAAAGCGAGCAATATGATATCTTAGCTGAATCAATCAGAACATCGCTTGATATGGAGTATATCTATAAAGTTTTGAATGAAGGAATATAGCTATGAAAAATGAACTTGGACTAATTCATATCTATTGTGGAAATGGAAAAGGAAAAACGACTGCAGCTATAGGGCTTGCATTAAGGGCGTTGGGATTTGGGTTTCAAGTTGTAGTGGTACAGTTTTTAAAAGACGGCAACAGCAGTGAATTGAAAGCGCTTAAAATGTTTCCGAACGCAACCGTAATCTCAGGAAAAGATGTTGCAGGCTTTTCGTTTAAAATGACTGATGATCAAAAGCAAATTGTAAAGGAAAATCATAATCAACACCTAAAAAGTGCAATTGAGCTTTGTCAAAATGAGCAATGCGATGTGCTAATACTTGATGAGGTTTTAGATGCAGTAAATTTGGAACTGATTGATTATAATATGCTTATAGAATTTATCAAAAACAAATCATCACATATCGAAATAATTATGACGGGTAGAAATCCTAAGAAAGAACTTGTTGACCTTGCCGATTATATTTCTAATGTGACAAAAGAAAAACATCCTTATGATCAAGGTATAAAAGCAAGAGGAGGAATAGAAATTTGAAGATAGATAACATTCAACCTGCTGATATTGAAAAACGCAGTTTTGAAATCATAACTGAAATTTTGGGCGATAAAAAGCTTGATCCTAAAAACGAAAAAATAATCAAGAGGGCAATTCATACTTCAGCTGATTTTGATTATGCCGATAATCTTTATTTTTCAGAGAATGTAACCGATATTTTAATCAATGCTATTCGAAATGGCGCTGATATTGTAACGGATACGCAAATGGCGAAATCAGGAATTAACAAGAATACTCTGAAAAAGTTAGGTGGAGAAGTCCATTGTTTTATTTCCGATGAGGATGTTGCTTTGGAAGCAAAAGAGCGTGGGGTAACAAGGGCAATTGTTTCAATGGAAAAGGCTTGTGAAATTAAAAAGCCTGTAATCTTTGCAATTGGAAACGCACCGACAGCACTTTTAAGGCTGAAAGAGCTTGTTCAAGAGAACAAATTGAATCCAGTTGGAATAATTGGAGTACCAGTTGGATTTGTTAATGTTGTGGAATCAAAAGAACAAATTATCGATACGACCATTCCTTGTATTGTTGCAAGAGGCAGAAAAGGCGGCAGCAATATTGCCGCTGCAATCTGCAATGCACTTATTTATATGGCGTAATTATGCTTATTATGGTGAAGTATATTAATTTAATGCCTAGATGTATCTAATTTGTACTGTAATATGATAATAAAAGCCTTGAGTTGATTGACTCAAGGCTTTTGTGTGATTAACTTTTTATCTTGACTTTGACTCAAGATTCTTGTTTATTGCTTTTTTCGCAACCATATATTAAAGCATATAAATCCAGTAAAGCAAAAGATGCAACCTAATAACATGGAAATACGAATACTATAATCCGCAGAGATTCCAAACAACAAATTGGGAATTAAACTGACAATGTTCATTGCTATTGAGTAGATAGACAATATCGTAGCTCGATTTTTTGAAATTTGCTGGTTTTGAATTTCCATACTGATGGGGAAAAATAAGCTTGTCGCAATGCGAAGTAGTAAAATACCTAATACCGAGAGAATTGCATTATGAAATAGTGAAAGTATAAAGCAAGCGATAGTACCAAATAAAAACAACATATTTCCAGTTTTATTTTGTCCAAGCTTGGTTACTAAGCGATGTGAAAATAAAGATGCAAATTCAGATATTGTTAAAAGAATATATAAATAGCCCATGTTGGAAACTGAAATGCCACTCTCAGTATACTGTAATTGGCTTAAAAATACGGTAATAGTCTGATTGCTTTCCACCAATAATGCACTACCAATTAAAAATAAAAAGAACTGTTGGGGTAGGTTGAAAAAAGAATTTACAGCTTCTTTTATAGAAAGTTTTTCTTTCTTATTATCCTTCTTTTTTGTTGGCTCTTTCAAAAAAAGTGATAAAAATAAAGCCATGGAATACGCAATTACTGTTAACAATCCAAGAGATTTATAATTAATATTTGAAAGAAAAGTAAAAGAAAGAGAAGCAATAAGAATGCCTAAAGTGCCCATGGATTGCCATATGCCAAATACTTTATTTGCTTTTTTTTGATCAATTGATTCATATAGAAATGCACTATCACAACCTGATTGTCCAGATAACGCAAAGGCGAGTAGTATACGTTCAAATATGAACATCGAAAAACTATTTGCTTGCCAAAATATAATTTTGGATAAAAAATATATTGAGTTGGAAATCAGTATTGTATTTTTATAGCCGATTTTATCAGCAATGACACCCCAAGGAAATTCTAAGAATAGAATTAATACCATATAAATACACTCGATTATAGCAATTTGAAATACAGTAATACCTTGTGATTTGCGATAAAGTGTTGCAACGGGTGCATAAAAAACCATACCTTGTAAAAAGGTAATGGTAAATAATAAAATTAAATTTTTTCGGTTAATAATGAACCCTCCGATTTAAAAAATGTATAACAACAAAGCCATTTTAAAATGGCAGGTATGAAATTCCATTGTATTAAATCGGACAAATCATAATAAACTCCTTGAAATATTATATATAATATTATAATAACTAGATTAGAAATAGTAAATAGTAAATTGAAATAATTATTTACTGCTTTACCGTTTCTTTCAACTTTGTTTTTTCATAAATCATAAATAGGACAAATAAGATAACACCTTTTAGAATGCTTGAAATGCTAATACTCCACCATATACCGCTTAAGCCAAGCGCAGTACTGCTAAGAAATAGAGCCATTGGAATACGGGCTACAGTAAAAGTAATGCTTACAATAGATGGTGGCAGTGTTTTGCCGAAACCGGAGAATGCGCCAGCTGTTACAATTTCTACACACATGAATAATTGTGAAACGCCGAGGATTACAAGATAATCAACACCAACTGGAATAACAGCTGTTTCTGTAATGAAGATTTTGAATATTGGCTCTGCAAGAAAAATGAGTAAAAGAGTGGATAGTGTACCCCATATTGAAATTAAAGATAAAGCAGATTTATATCCTTTTTTCGCACGTTCAATATTCTTTGCACCATAGTTTTGCGCAATAAACGAGTTGATTGCAACGGAAAATCCGTCTGCGGTCATCCAAGAGATGGATTCGATTTGGCTTCCAACTTTTTGTACAGCAACAGCAGCATCACCAAAATTAGCAATTAGCCTTGCAATAATCATAGAAATTGCGGTGAATGTCATACTTTGAATTGCGGTTGGAAAGCCAATTTTAATAATTTCTTTTTGACAGATCCAGTTTGGCTTTTGGAAAACGTTGACTTGATGAAATAACATGGTATCTTTGATTGCGTAAAAAACAAATAGTAAAGAAACAACACCTTGTGCTATAATAGTAGCCCAAGCAGCACCTGCAACACCCATCGGAGGAATTGGACCCACACCAAATATGAAAACAGGATCTAATATAATGTTGATGAATAGGCCAACGGTTGTTGTTAGAAATGGTGTTCTACTGTTACCGGTTGCAGTAATCAATCCAGAAAAAATTTGGTTAACAAACTGAAAGATAATTGCACCACCCGTAATCTTTAAATATACTTCAGCATCAGCAATTACGGTTGCACTATTTAAATTGAAAAATGCGATAAGCGGCTTTGCAAAGAGAAACATAATCAAGCCAAAAACAATCGAAAAGAATATTCCTAGCTGTAGGGAATTGCTTGCATATTCTGTAGCTTCTTCCCGTTTTTGTGCGCCCCATTTTTGTGCAACCATAACTTGTCCGCCCATACGTGCAAGAACAGCCATACCTGTTGAAAGCCAGCCAAACATAGAAGCAGAACCAACTGCAGCAACCGCATTACTGCCTATTTGACCGATCCAAATCATGTCGGTTAAGTTATATGCCATTTGAATGAGCGATGTAGCCATAATAGGGATTGCCAGTTTTGTAAGTGAGGTGAAAATGTTTCCTTCTAAAAGGTTAATACGTTTGCTCATTAAAACACTCCTGTAAAATTAATGTTGTGAAATGGAATAGACAAATGTCTTTTATTATGTTAAGATAATAAAAATATAATGAAAAAGAGGAATT
It encodes:
- a CDS encoding pyridoxal phosphate-dependent aminotransferase is translated as MINNNNTYTKKKSDVNTVSCRHGGDVYTKRIMKYADKIVDFSANINPLGMPDNVKNAIIENIDAYECYPDPFCRELRDAIAKVENTKPQNISCGNGAADIIYKLAWGLKPQKALLLAPTFSEYEQALNTVSCKVEYYNLKQENEFQLDEDILDCITDDIDIMFVCNPNNPTGIVTPKPLMKKILDQCKCCGAILIVDECFMDFVMDEEQYSISSMIESYDNLVIMKAFTKIYAMAGIRLGYMLCSNQNIIYSVNNASQSWSVSTVASKCGIAALNNSDYVNKTKQMIKQNREYLIIELNSLGFRTFDSSTNYILFYTDNVTIQTELEQYGVLIRNCDNYHNLKSGFYRIAVKSQKDNQYLIECIRKVVTE
- a CDS encoding alkaline phosphatase family protein encodes the protein MKVIFVIIDGAERSDYESLTLNQYTHEHLLLNNTPMGMNANSLTCILNILGVPHDKIPKGRAYLEALASNINIDQNDIVFRCNGVEIQNNVLVSSCKEVNTTFVNNQVQIIPLGGYKNLLMIKNSKECFDSISTYEPHNNIGKNINSLLPTCSNMQLQNLLQELILKNNLWAWGQAVQTDLPSFNTLHHKNGAIVCKTEIVKGIAKAMGMECPDMKNATAETNTDLKEKADMTLKLSQIYDFTMLHINGADEAAHRKNADEKHAFIQRIDQEVISYLIKNIDQDTALIVTSDHVTDVKTGEHKNEPTDCFILNKNKECEQWLKR
- a CDS encoding cobyric acid synthase encodes the protein MAKAIMIQGTTSNAGKSLVAAGLCRVFMQDGYKVAPFKSQNMALNSFITDDGFEMGRAQVMQAEAAGIAPDVRMNPILLKPTSDKGSQVIVNGEVMGDMSAKDYFAHKLELVPKIMEAYNSLSEEYDIIVIEGAGSPAEINLKSQDIVNMGMAKLAKAPVLIVGDIDRGGVFAALAGTMLLLDDDEKAMVKGTIINKFRGDVSILEPGLRSLEEIVKVPVAGVLPYLKINVDDEDSLSERFDKSLAPALVDIAVIRLPRISNFTDFNPFEYIEGVSLRYVGGISELGNPDLIIIPGTKNTMSDLLWLRQSGLEAAILKHASKGFPVIGVCGGYQMLGMTLKDPYSVEHGGEMSGLGLLECDTVFEKQKTRTRVEGRLSSVGGIFSELSNTEYEGYEIHMGVTSNNKDIVNSDNIYGTYIHGIFDRDTVSKVIVEALLKAQGLDCSSIKAFNIADYKSEQYDILAESIRTSLDMEYIYKVLNEGI
- a CDS encoding cob(I)yrinic acid a,c-diamide adenosyltransferase; protein product: MKNELGLIHIYCGNGKGKTTAAIGLALRALGFGFQVVVVQFLKDGNSSELKALKMFPNATVISGKDVAGFSFKMTDDQKQIVKENHNQHLKSAIELCQNEQCDVLILDEVLDAVNLELIDYNMLIEFIKNKSSHIEIIMTGRNPKKELVDLADYISNVTKEKHPYDQGIKARGGIEI
- a CDS encoding precorrin-8X methylmutase; the protein is MKIDNIQPADIEKRSFEIITEILGDKKLDPKNEKIIKRAIHTSADFDYADNLYFSENVTDILINAIRNGADIVTDTQMAKSGINKNTLKKLGGEVHCFISDEDVALEAKERGVTRAIVSMEKACEIKKPVIFAIGNAPTALLRLKELVQENKLNPVGIIGVPVGFVNVVESKEQIIDTTIPCIVARGRKGGSNIAAAICNALIYMA
- a CDS encoding MFS transporter; this encodes MVFYAPVATLYRKSQGITVFQIAIIECIYMVLILFLEFPWGVIADKIGYKNTILISNSIYFLSKIIFWQANSFSMFIFERILLAFALSGQSGCDSAFLYESIDQKKANKVFGIWQSMGTLGILIASLSFTFLSNINYKSLGLLTVIAYSMALFLSLFLKEPTKKKDNKKEKLSIKEAVNSFFNLPQQFFLFLIGSALLVESNQTITVFLSQLQYTESGISVSNMGYLYILLTISEFASLFSHRLVTKLGQNKTGNMLFLFGTIACFILSLFHNAILSVLGILLLRIATSLFFPISMEIQNQQISKNRATILSIYSIAMNIVSLIPNLLFGISADYSIRISMLLGCIFCFTGFICFNIWLRKKQ
- a CDS encoding MATE family efflux transporter; protein product: MSKRINLLEGNIFTSLTKLAIPIMATSLIQMAYNLTDMIWIGQIGSNAVAAVGSASMFGWLSTGMAVLARMGGQVMVAQKWGAQKREEATEYASNSLQLGIFFSIVFGLIMFLFAKPLIAFFNLNSATVIADAEVYLKITGGAIIFQFVNQIFSGLITATGNSRTPFLTTTVGLFINIILDPVFIFGVGPIPPMGVAGAAWATIIAQGVVSLLFVFYAIKDTMLFHQVNVFQKPNWICQKEIIKIGFPTAIQSMTFTAISMIIARLIANFGDAAVAVQKVGSQIESISWMTADGFSVAINSFIAQNYGAKNIERAKKGYKSALSLISIWGTLSTLLLIFLAEPIFKIFITETAVIPVGVDYLVILGVSQLFMCVEIVTAGAFSGFGKTLPPSIVSITFTVARIPMALFLSSTALGLSGIWWSISISSILKGVILFVLFMIYEKTKLKETVKQ